In a genomic window of Wyeomyia smithii strain HCP4-BCI-WySm-NY-G18 chromosome 1, ASM2978416v1, whole genome shotgun sequence:
- the LOC129721055 gene encoding protein distal antenna isoform X3, translated as MMMATKGKRPLRHLTATDKIDAIQRIHDGESKASVARDIGVPESTLRGWCKNEEKLRYMSRQSAENAEKLTNEATAAALTAVAAAELFNGPPEKRLKLEQGLFGNGKMKYDDSFYKGPRGPMNGLDLSGADKGLGVSGGDIIMNGLHGADFSSFAKTAAEISALSKSKELNLKGYGADLNKHGDPTKADLSMAAISPLTSLSHLSGMSSLAQSPLALSFNEIANNLNLIAQLNNNHNLATMSNLGGLTAAQSLRNARPKGNTSQSPRTSSLSESNGGDKTPSLTVRNLAKLQQKTSSSDLGRDPNAPVDEALWYWLKSQQAMLGLNNLYSSMPRPASPQQSSSPPQQHQQVQHHPSTQTPTPPIVSTPQPTPPSSAPSLTPEDTKNSSWFWQWYKTFGASLMPGDKSNNNTINANANSKPTSTSYENILYSQLTKGQNSTDSLNNNAQPINLNINSSNEPENLKAEPEDLSNHNNSTANQLVASTDDHHRFNPSPSTSPKSDRKAEEEDEQPDTQGEEELTTEAKCNGKAKQLLDNFMFHNQTSNDRASPASARRSVSPVVSSNLNGNSDPEENRDTTHSNGLPPGSETPAAITDEMKSDISDDSDQPLDAIVDIKSSAEAVEHGEKFLKWLESCSDPNVTAMQVVQFKYLLNSIKLSAERQHQQATSSGGGTGEERTRVRRRK; from the exons ATGATGATGGCAACGAAGGGCAAACGCCCACTGCGGCATCTCACGGCTACGGACAAAATAGATGCCATCCAGCGGATTCACGATGGTGAATCGAAGGCTTCCGTGGCCAGAGACATCGGCGTCCCGGAGTCAACCCTGCGAGGATGGTGCAAGAACGAGGAAAAACTTCGTTACATGTCTCGCCAGTCAGCAGAAAACGCGGAAAAGTTGACCAACGAAGCTACAGCTGCCGCTTTAACTGCGGTAGCTgctgcagagttattcaacGGACCCCCGGAGAAACGTTTGAAGCTTGAGCAGGGTTTGTTCGGGAACGGTAAAATGAAATACGATGATAGCTTCTACAAGGGTCCGAGAGGGCCAATGAATGGGTTGGACCTCAGCGGCGCTGATAAGGGTTTGGGGGTTTCAGGAGGGGACATCATCATGAACGGATTGCATGGTGCGGACTTTAGTTCGTTTGCCAAGACAGCTGCAGAAATCTCCGCTCTAAGCAAATCCAAAGAGCTCAATCTGAAAGGTTACGGAGCAGACCTTAACAAACATGGCGATCCGACCAAGGCGGATCTTTCGATGGCCGCCATTAGTCCACTGACCAGTCTGAGCCATCTGTCCGGAATGTCCAGTCTGGCTCAGAGTCCGCTAGCGTTGAGCTTCAACGAAATTGCAAACAACCTGAACTTGATTGCGCAGCTTAACAACAATCACAACTTGGCAACCATGTCCAATCTTGGTGGGCTAACCGCAGCTCAATCACTGCGAAATGCACGTCCGAAAGGCAATACTAGTCAGAGCCCTCGCACATCCAGTCTGTCGGAGTCCAACGGGGGAGACAAAACTCCATCGCTGACGGTACGCAACTTGGCCAAATTGCAGCAAAAAACATCTTCCAGCGATCTGG GTCGTGATCCAAATGCACCGGTTGACGAAGCGCTCTGGTATTGGCTTAAATCGCAGCAGGCAATGCTCGGACTGAATAATCTGTATTCGTCAATGCCTCGCCCCGCAAGTCCCCAGCAGAGTTCCTCGCCACCACAGCAGCATCAACAAGTCCAACATCACCCGTCAACGCAAACCCCCACACCACCCATCGTATCGACTCCACAGCCAACACCTCCATCATCGGCACCTTCCCTAACACCGGAAGACACCAAAAATTCTTCCTGGTTCTGGCAGTGGTACAAAACTTTCGGAGCTTCACTGATGCCCGGCGATAAGTCCAACAACAACACCATCAACGCCAACGCAAACTCGAAACCGACTTCAACCTCATACGAGAACATACTTTATTCCCAGCTAACTAAGGGACAGAACTCCACCGATTCACTCAACAACAACGCTCAACCCATCAATCTCAACATCAACAGCTCAAACGAACCGGAAAACCTGAAGGCGGAACCTGAGGATCTTTCCAATCACAACAACTCCACAGCCAACCAACTGGTCGCATCCACAGACGATCATCATCGTTTCAATCCCAGCCCTTCGACCAGTCCAAAGTCCGATCGCAAAGCGGAAGAGGAAGACGAACAGCCGGATACTCAGGGTGAAGAGGAACTAACCACGGAGGCCAAGTGCAACGGAAAAGCCAAGCAACTTTTAGATAACTTCATGTTTCACAACCAAACCAGCAACGACAGGGCCAGTCCGGCTTCGGCTCGCCGATCCGTAAGTCCAGTAGTTAGTAGCAACCTAAACGGCAACAGTGACCCTGAGGAAAACAGAGATACCACCCATTCGAATGGGCTCCCCCCGGGTTCAGAGACTCCCGCCGCTATTACCGATGAGATGAAAAGCGACATCTCGGACGACTCCGACCAACCCCTGGATGCTATCGTTGATATCAAAAGTTCTGCCGAAGCCGTAGAACATGGTGAAAAGTTCCTGAAATGGCTAGAGTCCTGCAGTGATCCAAACGTTACTGCCATGCAGGTCGTGCAGTTCAAGTATTTGCTTAACAGCATCAAACTAAGCGCGGAGCGGCAACATCAACAGGCCACATCTAGCGGGGGTGGTACCGGAGAGGAGCGCACTAGGGTGCGACGGCGGAAGTAA
- the LOC129721055 gene encoding protein distal antenna isoform X2 → MMMATKGKRPLRHLTATDKIDAIQRIHDGESKASVARDIGVPESTLRGWCKNEEKLRYMSRQSAENAEKLTNEATAAALTAVAAAELFNGPPEKRLKLEQGLFGNGKMKYDDSFYKGPRGPMNGLDLSGADKGLGVSGGDIIMNGLHGADFSSFAKTAAEISALSKSKELNLKGYGADLNKHGDPTKADLSMAAISPLTSLSHLSGMSSLAQSPLALSFNEIANNLNLIAQLNNNHNLATMSNLGGLTAAQSLRNARPKGNTSQSPRTSSLSESNGGDKTPSLTVRNLAKLQQKTSSSDLGNGRDPNAPVDEALWYWLKSQQAMLGLNNLYSSMPRPASPQQSSSPPQQHQQVQHHPSTQTPTPPIVSTPQPTPPSSAPSLTPEDTKNSSWFWQWYKTFGASLMPGDKSNNNTINANANSKPTSTSYENILYSQLTKGQNSTDSLNNNAQPINLNINSSNEPENLKAEPEDLSNHNNSTANQLVASTDDHHRFNPSPSTSPKSDRKAEEEDEQPDTQGEEELTTEAKCNGKAKQLLDNFMFHNQTSNDRASPASARRSVSPVVSSNLNGNSDPEENRDTTHSNGLPPGSETPAAITDEMKSDISDDSDQPLDAIVDIKSSAEAVEHGEKFLKWLESCSDPNVTAMQVVQFKYLLNSIKLSAERQHQQATSSGGGTGEERTRVRRRK, encoded by the exons ATGATGATGGCAACGAAGGGCAAACGCCCACTGCGGCATCTCACGGCTACGGACAAAATAGATGCCATCCAGCGGATTCACGATGGTGAATCGAAGGCTTCCGTGGCCAGAGACATCGGCGTCCCGGAGTCAACCCTGCGAGGATGGTGCAAGAACGAGGAAAAACTTCGTTACATGTCTCGCCAGTCAGCAGAAAACGCGGAAAAGTTGACCAACGAAGCTACAGCTGCCGCTTTAACTGCGGTAGCTgctgcagagttattcaacGGACCCCCGGAGAAACGTTTGAAGCTTGAGCAGGGTTTGTTCGGGAACGGTAAAATGAAATACGATGATAGCTTCTACAAGGGTCCGAGAGGGCCAATGAATGGGTTGGACCTCAGCGGCGCTGATAAGGGTTTGGGGGTTTCAGGAGGGGACATCATCATGAACGGATTGCATGGTGCGGACTTTAGTTCGTTTGCCAAGACAGCTGCAGAAATCTCCGCTCTAAGCAAATCCAAAGAGCTCAATCTGAAAGGTTACGGAGCAGACCTTAACAAACATGGCGATCCGACCAAGGCGGATCTTTCGATGGCCGCCATTAGTCCACTGACCAGTCTGAGCCATCTGTCCGGAATGTCCAGTCTGGCTCAGAGTCCGCTAGCGTTGAGCTTCAACGAAATTGCAAACAACCTGAACTTGATTGCGCAGCTTAACAACAATCACAACTTGGCAACCATGTCCAATCTTGGTGGGCTAACCGCAGCTCAATCACTGCGAAATGCACGTCCGAAAGGCAATACTAGTCAGAGCCCTCGCACATCCAGTCTGTCGGAGTCCAACGGGGGAGACAAAACTCCATCGCTGACGGTACGCAACTTGGCCAAATTGCAGCAAAAAACATCTTCCAGCGATCTGGGTAACG GTCGTGATCCAAATGCACCGGTTGACGAAGCGCTCTGGTATTGGCTTAAATCGCAGCAGGCAATGCTCGGACTGAATAATCTGTATTCGTCAATGCCTCGCCCCGCAAGTCCCCAGCAGAGTTCCTCGCCACCACAGCAGCATCAACAAGTCCAACATCACCCGTCAACGCAAACCCCCACACCACCCATCGTATCGACTCCACAGCCAACACCTCCATCATCGGCACCTTCCCTAACACCGGAAGACACCAAAAATTCTTCCTGGTTCTGGCAGTGGTACAAAACTTTCGGAGCTTCACTGATGCCCGGCGATAAGTCCAACAACAACACCATCAACGCCAACGCAAACTCGAAACCGACTTCAACCTCATACGAGAACATACTTTATTCCCAGCTAACTAAGGGACAGAACTCCACCGATTCACTCAACAACAACGCTCAACCCATCAATCTCAACATCAACAGCTCAAACGAACCGGAAAACCTGAAGGCGGAACCTGAGGATCTTTCCAATCACAACAACTCCACAGCCAACCAACTGGTCGCATCCACAGACGATCATCATCGTTTCAATCCCAGCCCTTCGACCAGTCCAAAGTCCGATCGCAAAGCGGAAGAGGAAGACGAACAGCCGGATACTCAGGGTGAAGAGGAACTAACCACGGAGGCCAAGTGCAACGGAAAAGCCAAGCAACTTTTAGATAACTTCATGTTTCACAACCAAACCAGCAACGACAGGGCCAGTCCGGCTTCGGCTCGCCGATCCGTAAGTCCAGTAGTTAGTAGCAACCTAAACGGCAACAGTGACCCTGAGGAAAACAGAGATACCACCCATTCGAATGGGCTCCCCCCGGGTTCAGAGACTCCCGCCGCTATTACCGATGAGATGAAAAGCGACATCTCGGACGACTCCGACCAACCCCTGGATGCTATCGTTGATATCAAAAGTTCTGCCGAAGCCGTAGAACATGGTGAAAAGTTCCTGAAATGGCTAGAGTCCTGCAGTGATCCAAACGTTACTGCCATGCAGGTCGTGCAGTTCAAGTATTTGCTTAACAGCATCAAACTAAGCGCGGAGCGGCAACATCAACAGGCCACATCTAGCGGGGGTGGTACCGGAGAGGAGCGCACTAGGGTGCGACGGCGGAAGTAA
- the LOC129721055 gene encoding protein distal antenna isoform X1, giving the protein MMMATKGKRPLRHLTATDKIDAIQRIHDGESKASVARDIGVPESTLRGWCKNEEKLRYMSRQSAENAEKLTNEATAAALTAVAAAELFNGPPEKRLKLEQGLFGNGKMKYDDSFYKGPRGPMNGLDLSGADKGLGVSGGDIIMNGLHGADFSSFAKTAAEISALSKSKELNLKGYGADLNKHGDPTKADLSMAAISPLTSLSHLSGMSSLAQSPLALSFNEIANNLNLIAQLNNNHNLATMSNLGGLTAAQSLRNARPKGNTSQSPRTSSLSESNGGDKTPSLTVRNLAKLQQKTSSSDLGNGMLHGINLNDKYKQQQPSAAPLGRDPNAPVDEALWYWLKSQQAMLGLNNLYSSMPRPASPQQSSSPPQQHQQVQHHPSTQTPTPPIVSTPQPTPPSSAPSLTPEDTKNSSWFWQWYKTFGASLMPGDKSNNNTINANANSKPTSTSYENILYSQLTKGQNSTDSLNNNAQPINLNINSSNEPENLKAEPEDLSNHNNSTANQLVASTDDHHRFNPSPSTSPKSDRKAEEEDEQPDTQGEEELTTEAKCNGKAKQLLDNFMFHNQTSNDRASPASARRSVSPVVSSNLNGNSDPEENRDTTHSNGLPPGSETPAAITDEMKSDISDDSDQPLDAIVDIKSSAEAVEHGEKFLKWLESCSDPNVTAMQVVQFKYLLNSIKLSAERQHQQATSSGGGTGEERTRVRRRK; this is encoded by the coding sequence ATGATGATGGCAACGAAGGGCAAACGCCCACTGCGGCATCTCACGGCTACGGACAAAATAGATGCCATCCAGCGGATTCACGATGGTGAATCGAAGGCTTCCGTGGCCAGAGACATCGGCGTCCCGGAGTCAACCCTGCGAGGATGGTGCAAGAACGAGGAAAAACTTCGTTACATGTCTCGCCAGTCAGCAGAAAACGCGGAAAAGTTGACCAACGAAGCTACAGCTGCCGCTTTAACTGCGGTAGCTgctgcagagttattcaacGGACCCCCGGAGAAACGTTTGAAGCTTGAGCAGGGTTTGTTCGGGAACGGTAAAATGAAATACGATGATAGCTTCTACAAGGGTCCGAGAGGGCCAATGAATGGGTTGGACCTCAGCGGCGCTGATAAGGGTTTGGGGGTTTCAGGAGGGGACATCATCATGAACGGATTGCATGGTGCGGACTTTAGTTCGTTTGCCAAGACAGCTGCAGAAATCTCCGCTCTAAGCAAATCCAAAGAGCTCAATCTGAAAGGTTACGGAGCAGACCTTAACAAACATGGCGATCCGACCAAGGCGGATCTTTCGATGGCCGCCATTAGTCCACTGACCAGTCTGAGCCATCTGTCCGGAATGTCCAGTCTGGCTCAGAGTCCGCTAGCGTTGAGCTTCAACGAAATTGCAAACAACCTGAACTTGATTGCGCAGCTTAACAACAATCACAACTTGGCAACCATGTCCAATCTTGGTGGGCTAACCGCAGCTCAATCACTGCGAAATGCACGTCCGAAAGGCAATACTAGTCAGAGCCCTCGCACATCCAGTCTGTCGGAGTCCAACGGGGGAGACAAAACTCCATCGCTGACGGTACGCAACTTGGCCAAATTGCAGCAAAAAACATCTTCCAGCGATCTGGGTAACGGTATGCTCCATGGTATTAATCTAAACGACAAATATAAACAACAACAACCATCTGCTGCCCCTCTAGGTCGTGATCCAAATGCACCGGTTGACGAAGCGCTCTGGTATTGGCTTAAATCGCAGCAGGCAATGCTCGGACTGAATAATCTGTATTCGTCAATGCCTCGCCCCGCAAGTCCCCAGCAGAGTTCCTCGCCACCACAGCAGCATCAACAAGTCCAACATCACCCGTCAACGCAAACCCCCACACCACCCATCGTATCGACTCCACAGCCAACACCTCCATCATCGGCACCTTCCCTAACACCGGAAGACACCAAAAATTCTTCCTGGTTCTGGCAGTGGTACAAAACTTTCGGAGCTTCACTGATGCCCGGCGATAAGTCCAACAACAACACCATCAACGCCAACGCAAACTCGAAACCGACTTCAACCTCATACGAGAACATACTTTATTCCCAGCTAACTAAGGGACAGAACTCCACCGATTCACTCAACAACAACGCTCAACCCATCAATCTCAACATCAACAGCTCAAACGAACCGGAAAACCTGAAGGCGGAACCTGAGGATCTTTCCAATCACAACAACTCCACAGCCAACCAACTGGTCGCATCCACAGACGATCATCATCGTTTCAATCCCAGCCCTTCGACCAGTCCAAAGTCCGATCGCAAAGCGGAAGAGGAAGACGAACAGCCGGATACTCAGGGTGAAGAGGAACTAACCACGGAGGCCAAGTGCAACGGAAAAGCCAAGCAACTTTTAGATAACTTCATGTTTCACAACCAAACCAGCAACGACAGGGCCAGTCCGGCTTCGGCTCGCCGATCCGTAAGTCCAGTAGTTAGTAGCAACCTAAACGGCAACAGTGACCCTGAGGAAAACAGAGATACCACCCATTCGAATGGGCTCCCCCCGGGTTCAGAGACTCCCGCCGCTATTACCGATGAGATGAAAAGCGACATCTCGGACGACTCCGACCAACCCCTGGATGCTATCGTTGATATCAAAAGTTCTGCCGAAGCCGTAGAACATGGTGAAAAGTTCCTGAAATGGCTAGAGTCCTGCAGTGATCCAAACGTTACTGCCATGCAGGTCGTGCAGTTCAAGTATTTGCTTAACAGCATCAAACTAAGCGCGGAGCGGCAACATCAACAGGCCACATCTAGCGGGGGTGGTACCGGAGAGGAGCGCACTAGGGTGCGACGGCGGAAGTAA